The proteins below come from a single Caulobacter segnis ATCC 21756 genomic window:
- a CDS encoding acyl-CoA dehydrogenase family protein — MDFDYSDDQKFLKDEARKFLAAHCDVSVVRGVLDKPERAFDEKLWKGVAEQGWLGACIPEEFGGLGLGRVELCAIAEELGRAVAPIPFASTVYVLAEGIMAFGSDAQKASILPRVAAGELIGCLATSEGPGVVGPASLQCRVEGGKLSGTKIPVTDGDVAGVALVLASEGGRPGLFLVDLTGAGVTRETLKSLDPTRSVAKLTFAGAAAERVGDAGAGFEIVQAILDRAAVLLAFEQLGGADRCLEMAREYALGRYAFGRVIAGYQAIKHKLADMYVKNEVARSNAYYGAWALNDDAPELPIAASAARIAASEAFWFASKENIQVHGGMGFTWDVDCHLYYRRSRQLSLVAGAPKVWKERLVSQLEQKNAA; from the coding sequence GTGGATTTCGACTATTCGGACGACCAGAAGTTCCTGAAGGACGAGGCGCGCAAATTCCTCGCCGCCCATTGCGATGTCAGCGTCGTGCGCGGCGTGCTCGACAAGCCCGAGCGGGCCTTCGACGAGAAGCTCTGGAAGGGCGTGGCCGAACAGGGCTGGCTGGGCGCCTGCATACCCGAAGAGTTCGGCGGCCTGGGCCTGGGGCGCGTCGAGCTCTGCGCCATCGCCGAGGAGCTGGGCCGCGCCGTGGCGCCGATCCCGTTCGCCTCGACGGTCTACGTCCTGGCCGAAGGGATCATGGCGTTCGGCTCCGACGCTCAGAAGGCCTCGATCCTGCCGCGCGTCGCCGCCGGCGAGCTGATCGGCTGCCTGGCGACGTCGGAAGGTCCGGGCGTGGTGGGGCCCGCCAGCCTGCAGTGCCGCGTCGAGGGCGGGAAGCTCTCCGGAACCAAGATCCCGGTCACCGACGGCGACGTCGCGGGCGTCGCCCTGGTTCTGGCCAGCGAGGGCGGCCGCCCCGGCCTGTTCCTGGTCGACCTGACCGGCGCGGGCGTGACGCGCGAGACGCTGAAGAGCCTCGATCCCACCCGCAGCGTCGCCAAGCTCACCTTCGCCGGCGCGGCCGCCGAGCGGGTGGGCGACGCGGGCGCGGGCTTCGAGATCGTCCAGGCGATTCTGGATCGCGCCGCCGTCCTCTTGGCCTTCGAGCAGCTGGGCGGCGCCGACCGCTGCCTGGAGATGGCGCGCGAGTACGCCCTGGGCCGCTATGCCTTCGGTCGCGTGATCGCCGGCTACCAGGCGATCAAGCACAAGCTGGCCGACATGTACGTCAAGAACGAGGTCGCCCGCTCCAATGCCTATTACGGCGCCTGGGCGCTGAACGACGACGCGCCGGAGCTGCCGATCGCGGCGTCGGCGGCGCGCATCGCCGCATCCGAGGCCTTCTGGTTCGCCAGCAAGGAGAACATCCAGGTGCACGGCGGCATGGGCTTCACCTGGGATGTCGACTGCCACCTCTACTACCGCCGTTCGCGGCAGCTCAGCCTGGTCGCCGGCGCGCCCAAGGTCTGGAAGGAACGGCTGGTCAGCCAGCTCGAACAGAAGAACGCGGCCTAA
- a CDS encoding acyl-CoA dehydrogenase family protein yields the protein MDFNDSPEEAAYREKARAWLAENAAAHRAKWGEVKPNTPEHMAAAKDWQATKASAGYACITWPAAIGGGGGTPIQSVIFGQEETKAGLGYGYFTIGLGMCVPTVMAFADGETKKRFVGPAVRGEEIWCQLFSEPAGGSDVAALRTRAVKDGDEWVINGQKVWTTGAHYCDYGILLTRTDPDVPKHKGLTMFWIDMRDAAVECRPIHQMSGGREFNEVYFTDLRVKDSQRLGEVGDGWKVALVTLMNERLAVGGSAGPNYREIMKLARELSGVAGPALKDQSFRDKLADWYVQSEGLKFTRFRTMTALSRGQTPGPESSIGKIISANQLQELANTAVEMEDQYGVLVDPDQAPAEAAFQQSLMWAPGLRIAGGTDEILKNIIAERVLGLPGDVRVDKDVAFKDMPTGR from the coding sequence ATGGACTTCAACGACTCCCCGGAAGAAGCGGCCTATCGCGAGAAGGCTCGCGCCTGGCTGGCCGAGAACGCCGCCGCCCACCGCGCCAAGTGGGGCGAGGTCAAGCCGAACACGCCCGAGCATATGGCCGCCGCCAAGGACTGGCAGGCGACCAAGGCCTCGGCGGGCTATGCCTGCATCACCTGGCCCGCGGCCATCGGCGGGGGCGGCGGCACGCCGATCCAGTCGGTGATCTTCGGCCAGGAAGAGACCAAGGCCGGCCTCGGCTACGGCTACTTCACGATCGGCCTGGGCATGTGCGTGCCGACGGTCATGGCCTTCGCCGACGGCGAGACCAAGAAGCGCTTCGTCGGCCCGGCCGTGCGCGGCGAGGAGATCTGGTGCCAGCTGTTCTCCGAACCGGCCGGCGGCTCGGATGTGGCCGCGCTGCGCACCCGCGCGGTCAAGGACGGCGACGAGTGGGTGATCAACGGCCAGAAGGTCTGGACCACCGGCGCCCACTATTGCGACTACGGCATCCTGCTGACGCGGACCGATCCCGATGTGCCCAAGCACAAGGGGCTGACCATGTTCTGGATCGACATGCGCGACGCGGCGGTCGAATGCCGGCCGATCCATCAGATGTCGGGCGGGCGCGAGTTCAACGAGGTCTATTTCACTGACCTGCGCGTCAAGGACAGCCAGCGGCTGGGCGAGGTCGGCGACGGCTGGAAGGTGGCCCTGGTCACGCTGATGAACGAGCGCCTGGCGGTTGGCGGCTCGGCCGGTCCGAACTATCGCGAGATCATGAAGCTGGCCCGCGAGCTGTCGGGCGTCGCCGGTCCGGCGCTGAAGGACCAGAGCTTCCGCGACAAGCTGGCCGACTGGTACGTGCAGTCCGAAGGGCTGAAGTTCACCCGCTTCCGCACCATGACCGCCCTGTCGCGCGGCCAGACCCCGGGACCGGAAAGCTCGATCGGCAAGATCATCTCGGCCAACCAGCTACAGGAGCTGGCCAACACCGCCGTCGAGATGGAGGACCAGTACGGCGTCCTCGTCGATCCCGATCAGGCCCCGGCCGAGGCGGCGTTCCAGCAGAGTCTGATGTGGGCCCCGGGCCTGCGCATCGCTGGCGGCACGGACGAGATCCTCAAGAACATCATCGCCGAACGGGTGCTTGGCCTGCCGGGCGACGTCCGCGTCGACAAGGACGTGGCGTTCAAGGACATGCCGACGGGGCGGTAG
- a CDS encoding vWA domain-containing protein, whose protein sequence is MAPPALSAAPPAPAAMDTERYPGAASNPVKRVAEEPVSTFSIDVDTAAYANTRRFLNDGAVPPRDAIRVEELVNYFDYGYPRPTSAQTPFRATVAIAPSPWSSQRQILHIGLQGYAAPRSEAPPLNLVFLVDTSGSMMGPDRLPLAQKALNVLIDQLRPQDRVAMVAYAGSAGAVLAPTDGRSKLKMRCALGALQAGGSTAGGRGLELAYGLAKQNFDKKAVNRVILITDGDFNVGIADPSRLKDFVADQRKSGVYLSVYGFGRGNYNDTMMQALAQNGNGVAAYVDTLNEARKLLRDDFESSLFPIADDVKIQVEFNPRQVSEYRLIGYETRLLNREDFNNDQVDAGEVGAGASVTALYEITPVGARPSSDPLRYGDKTSPTSKVPVGELAFLKVRYKLPGGSTSKLIERAIGSADRYATLAAAPESTRFAVAVAAYGQKLRGDPWLKAGFDWPAITALAQDARGQDPEGLRAEFVQLTKAARDVKAR, encoded by the coding sequence ATGGCGCCCCCGGCCCTCAGCGCGGCGCCGCCCGCGCCCGCAGCTATGGACACCGAGCGCTATCCCGGCGCGGCCTCGAACCCGGTGAAACGCGTGGCCGAGGAGCCGGTCTCGACCTTCTCGATCGACGTCGACACGGCCGCCTACGCGAACACCCGGCGCTTCCTCAACGATGGCGCGGTCCCACCGCGCGACGCCATACGGGTCGAGGAGCTGGTGAACTATTTCGACTACGGCTATCCCCGCCCGACCAGCGCCCAAACGCCTTTCCGCGCGACGGTCGCCATCGCGCCTTCGCCATGGTCGAGCCAGCGCCAGATCCTGCACATCGGGCTGCAGGGCTACGCCGCCCCCCGCAGCGAGGCCCCGCCGCTGAACCTGGTGTTCCTGGTCGACACCTCCGGGTCGATGATGGGACCCGACCGCCTGCCGCTGGCGCAGAAGGCGCTGAATGTCCTGATCGACCAGCTGCGTCCGCAGGACCGCGTCGCCATGGTCGCCTATGCCGGCTCGGCGGGCGCGGTGCTGGCGCCGACGGACGGACGCTCGAAGCTAAAGATGCGCTGCGCCCTGGGCGCTCTGCAGGCGGGCGGCTCGACAGCGGGCGGCCGAGGGCTGGAGTTGGCCTACGGCCTGGCCAAGCAGAACTTCGACAAGAAGGCCGTCAACCGCGTGATCCTGATCACGGACGGCGACTTCAATGTCGGCATCGCCGATCCGTCCCGACTGAAGGATTTCGTCGCCGATCAGCGCAAGAGCGGCGTCTATCTGTCGGTCTACGGCTTTGGTCGGGGCAATTACAACGACACGATGATGCAGGCCCTGGCCCAGAACGGAAACGGGGTCGCGGCCTATGTCGACACGCTGAACGAGGCCCGCAAGCTGCTGCGCGACGACTTCGAAAGCAGCCTCTTCCCGATCGCCGACGACGTAAAGATCCAGGTCGAGTTCAATCCGCGTCAGGTCAGCGAGTATCGGCTGATCGGCTACGAGACGCGCCTTCTGAACCGCGAGGACTTCAACAACGACCAGGTCGACGCCGGCGAGGTGGGCGCGGGGGCGTCGGTCACGGCGCTCTATGAGATCACGCCCGTTGGCGCGCGCCCCTCCTCCGACCCGCTACGCTACGGCGACAAGACGTCCCCCACGTCGAAGGTCCCCGTCGGGGAGCTGGCCTTCTTGAAGGTGCGCTACAAGCTGCCGGGCGGGTCGACCTCGAAGCTGATCGAGCGCGCCATAGGGTCCGCCGACCGCTACGCGACCCTGGCCGCCGCCCCGGAATCGACCCGGTTTGCGGTCGCGGTCGCCGCCTACGGTCAGAAACTGCGCGGCGATCCCTGGCTCAAGGCGGGCTTCGATTGGCCGGCGATCACCGCCTTGGCCCAGGACGCGCGCGGCCAGGATCCAGAAGGCCTGCGGGCGGAATTCGTCCAGCTGACGAAAGCCGCCCGCGACGTGAAGGCGCGATGA
- a CDS encoding thioesterase family protein, with the protein MTSYSELLAGVVATDAGFAAHVTDDWKQGRTTYGGLSAALCVEAAQRAFPEAPPLRSGQFAFVGPAAGELSITVRTLRQGKSTLFAAVDLVGEQGVATHATLTFGAARESHVAHEDVPCPVVAPPDQCEPFHKGDTSMAPSFIRQFDFRVAGGGRPGTGEPPEYLLWIRHRDPAATSLSALIALGDAPPPPAMTLFRQFGPISTMTWSLDVVGLPAADDDGWRLLRSRAETIGHGYSTQEMHLWDAKGRPLILARQNVAVFV; encoded by the coding sequence ATGACAAGCTACTCCGAACTCCTTGCCGGCGTCGTCGCCACCGACGCCGGCTTCGCCGCCCACGTCACCGACGACTGGAAACAGGGCCGCACCACCTATGGCGGGCTCTCGGCGGCGCTGTGCGTCGAGGCGGCCCAGCGGGCCTTTCCGGAAGCCCCGCCGCTGCGGTCGGGCCAATTCGCCTTCGTTGGCCCGGCGGCGGGTGAACTGTCGATCACGGTCAGGACGCTGCGTCAGGGGAAGTCGACCCTGTTCGCCGCCGTGGACCTGGTCGGCGAGCAAGGCGTCGCCACCCACGCCACCCTGACCTTCGGCGCGGCCCGCGAGTCGCATGTGGCCCACGAGGACGTCCCCTGCCCGGTCGTGGCGCCGCCCGATCAGTGCGAGCCGTTCCACAAGGGCGACACCAGCATGGCGCCCAGCTTCATCCGGCAGTTCGACTTCCGCGTCGCGGGCGGCGGACGCCCCGGCACGGGCGAGCCGCCGGAGTATCTGCTGTGGATCCGCCACCGCGATCCGGCCGCGACCTCGCTGTCGGCCCTGATCGCCCTTGGCGACGCCCCGCCGCCGCCGGCCATGACCCTGTTCCGCCAGTTCGGGCCGATCTCGACCATGACCTGGTCGCTGGACGTGGTGGGCCTCCCGGCGGCGGACGACGACGGCTGGCGCCTGTTGCGTAGCCGGGCCGAGACGATCGGCCATGGCTACTCGACCCAGGAGATGCATCTGTGGGACGCGAAGGGCCGCCCTTTGATCCTGGCGCGGCAGAACGTTGCGGTGTTCGTCTAG
- a CDS encoding S9 family peptidase — translation MRTMFFAAVAALAILPSVAHAQTASQTAAQAVASTPLIERAKLFGNPSRGRGLISPDGKWLVWGAPRDGVMNIWVAPRSDPSQAKPLTSEKTRPIRSFFWSPDSSSILFINDKGGDENFLLYGVDVATGVQRALTPFEKTRAQILGISREVKDRILVGLNNRDPRWHDVYSLDLKSGDLKLVFKNDGYAGFVADETLTLRLAQKARPDGGADYYRMAGDKVEATPVVSYGLDDSLTTAALGFTTDGKTLYWLDSRGRNTAALVAQEGDQTKIVAQDAKADIGQILADPKTGAVQAYAVNYLRNTWTAVDPAVKADLDFLQRELKGEIGVTSRTDADDLWTVAVDPVSAPSATYLYDRKAKALTKLFVSRPELEGLPLQPMHPVEIKARDGLTLVSYLTLPPGADANGDGKADKPTPMVLFVHGGPWGRDAYGYHSYHQWLANRGYAVLSVNYRASTGFGKDFINAGNLQWAGKMHDDLIDAVDWAVASGVTTRKQTAIMGGSYGGYATLVGLTFTPEAFACGVDIVGPSNLETLLKTIPPYWEAGKQQFYKRMGDPTTPAGVALLKDRSPVYRAGAITKPLLIGQGANDPRVNQAESDQIVAAMQAKNIPVTYVLFPDEGHGFARPENNIAFNAVTEQFLKGCLGGRSEPIGDALKPSTAQVKAGAAFTPGLQEALAAK, via the coding sequence ATGCGCACAATGTTCTTCGCCGCCGTCGCGGCGCTCGCGATCCTGCCCTCAGTCGCCCATGCCCAGACGGCCTCGCAGACGGCCGCGCAGGCGGTCGCATCGACGCCGCTGATCGAACGGGCGAAACTGTTCGGCAATCCCAGCCGCGGTCGCGGCCTGATCAGCCCGGACGGCAAATGGCTGGTCTGGGGCGCGCCGAGAGACGGCGTGATGAACATCTGGGTGGCGCCCCGGTCCGATCCCAGCCAGGCCAAGCCGCTGACCAGCGAGAAGACGCGGCCGATCCGCAGCTTCTTCTGGTCGCCGGACTCGTCGTCCATCCTGTTCATCAACGACAAGGGCGGCGACGAGAATTTCCTGCTGTATGGCGTCGATGTCGCCACCGGCGTTCAGCGCGCCCTCACCCCCTTCGAAAAGACCCGCGCCCAGATCCTGGGCATAAGCCGGGAAGTCAAAGACCGCATCCTGGTGGGTCTGAACAACCGCGATCCCCGCTGGCACGACGTCTACAGCCTGGACCTCAAGAGCGGCGACCTGAAGCTGGTGTTCAAGAACGACGGCTATGCCGGCTTCGTCGCCGACGAGACCCTGACCCTGCGCCTGGCGCAAAAGGCGCGCCCGGATGGCGGGGCGGACTATTATCGCATGGCCGGCGACAAGGTCGAAGCCACGCCGGTGGTCAGCTACGGCCTGGACGACTCCCTGACCACCGCGGCGTTGGGCTTCACCACCGACGGCAAGACGCTGTACTGGCTGGACTCGCGCGGCCGAAACACGGCGGCCCTCGTCGCTCAGGAGGGCGACCAGACCAAGATCGTGGCGCAGGACGCCAAGGCCGACATCGGCCAGATCCTGGCCGATCCCAAGACGGGCGCGGTCCAAGCCTACGCCGTGAACTATCTTCGTAACACCTGGACCGCCGTCGATCCGGCCGTGAAGGCCGATCTCGATTTCCTGCAACGCGAGTTGAAGGGCGAGATCGGCGTCACGTCGCGCACCGACGCCGACGATCTGTGGACCGTCGCGGTGGACCCGGTCAGCGCGCCTTCGGCGACCTATCTCTATGACCGCAAGGCCAAGGCCCTGACCAAGCTGTTCGTCTCGCGCCCCGAACTGGAAGGCCTGCCGCTCCAGCCGATGCATCCCGTCGAAATCAAGGCGCGCGACGGCCTGACCCTGGTCTCGTACCTGACCCTGCCGCCAGGGGCGGACGCCAATGGCGACGGCAAGGCGGACAAGCCCACGCCCATGGTCCTGTTCGTTCACGGCGGCCCGTGGGGCCGCGACGCCTACGGATACCACAGCTACCACCAGTGGCTCGCCAACCGAGGCTATGCGGTGCTGTCGGTGAACTACCGGGCGTCCACGGGCTTCGGGAAGGACTTCATCAACGCCGGCAATCTGCAGTGGGCCGGCAAGATGCATGACGACCTGATCGACGCGGTCGACTGGGCCGTCGCCAGCGGCGTGACCACCCGAAAGCAGACCGCGATCATGGGTGGCTCCTACGGCGGCTACGCCACCCTGGTGGGCCTGACCTTCACGCCCGAGGCCTTCGCCTGCGGCGTCGACATCGTCGGCCCCTCGAACCTTGAGACCCTGCTCAAGACGATCCCGCCCTACTGGGAAGCCGGCAAGCAGCAGTTCTACAAACGCATGGGCGATCCCACGACGCCGGCGGGCGTGGCCCTGCTCAAGGATCGCTCGCCCGTCTATCGCGCGGGAGCGATCACCAAGCCCTTGCTGATCGGCCAAGGGGCCAACGACCCGCGCGTGAACCAGGCCGAGTCCGACCAGATCGTGGCCGCCATGCAGGCCAAGAACATTCCCGTCACCTATGTCCTGTTCCCGGACGAAGGCCACGGCTTCGCCCGGCCTGAAAACAACATCGCCTTCAACGCGGTGACCGAGCAGTTCCTGAAAGGGTGCCTTGGCGGGCGCTCCGAACCGATCGGGGACGCCTTGAAGCCCTCGACGGCTCAAGTGAAGGCCGGGGCGGCTTTCACGCCAGGCCTGCAGGAGGCGCTGGCGGCGAAATAG